The Streptomyces sp. SS1-1 genome has a segment encoding these proteins:
- a CDS encoding helix-turn-helix transcriptional regulator, with amino-acid sequence MIASPLPGLVGRHRECAALDDLLADLREGGSQVLVIRGEAGIGKTVLLEYLAAQASRAKVTRAQGIEADMELPYASLHQLCAPFLDGLDDLPEPQREAMRVAFGMAAGDPPDRFLVGLAVLTLLTGASETRPVVVLIDDAQWLDQVSLQTLEFVARRLLAEEVAMVFAVRDPEGQGALTGLPALRIDGLDCAAAGELLETAVGGRLEKRIRDRFVAEMHGNPLALLEFSRGRSAAELAYGLDSSGHPIVQGPVASRIERDFAQRLSSLPEATRTLLMIAAAEPVGDARLLARAAALLKITPFAAPAMMAGLIELGESIRFRHPLVRSAVYHQAAPEARRAVHRALAAATDPASDPDRRAWHAAQAADGPDEEVAAGLEDAADRARQRGGIAAEAVLLERAAEVTPDRRSRGRRALAAAEAHFSAAAPDRATELATVAELCPLSTLDRARLARLRARILFARSRSDEAAPLLLDAAAQFTAAGSPLARETYLEAISATIFAGRVHGPTGARAAAMAARASGAPPSGSKAADALLDGVATLLTDGYESGVPALRAALELLATEELRTRESTVRWLLLVPVALEAFIHYAWDLHAWDTLSNRAVRLARDIGALGALPPALIYAGGVHIHYGDFAEANRMIDEADALAAATGHAPHKYATLVLAAWRGEADVASGILEEARQRADQRGEVSLLGAMGYIQGVLYNGLARYEEALEAARSGIEHDGFNFAGLSLVEHVEAATRCGELDQARASLDRLVDLTRAADSGWARGARARSQALLADGDEADRLYRAAIVEFGRGGVTVEVARSHLLYGEWLRRGQRRSLAREHLRTAYEMFDGMRAQAFAERARRELLATGEHVRARETRVTSALTPQESQVAALAADGMTNAKIGAELFISPHTVEWHLRKVYTKLGINSRRALPGALASTPPADRNDEDMVRAG; translated from the coding sequence ATGATCGCCAGCCCGCTTCCCGGCCTGGTCGGCCGGCACCGTGAGTGCGCGGCACTCGACGACCTGCTGGCCGACCTGCGCGAGGGCGGGTCCCAGGTGCTGGTGATCCGCGGCGAGGCGGGCATCGGGAAGACGGTGCTCCTGGAGTATCTGGCCGCGCAGGCGTCACGCGCGAAGGTGACGCGGGCGCAGGGCATCGAGGCCGACATGGAGCTGCCCTACGCGAGCCTGCACCAGCTGTGCGCGCCGTTCCTCGACGGGCTGGACGACCTGCCGGAACCCCAACGTGAAGCGATGCGCGTGGCGTTCGGCATGGCGGCCGGGGATCCGCCCGACCGCTTCCTGGTCGGGCTCGCCGTGCTCACACTGCTCACCGGGGCCTCGGAGACGCGACCGGTGGTCGTCCTGATCGACGACGCGCAGTGGCTGGATCAAGTCTCCCTGCAGACGCTGGAGTTCGTCGCCAGAAGGCTGCTCGCCGAGGAGGTCGCGATGGTGTTCGCGGTACGCGACCCCGAAGGCCAGGGCGCACTGACCGGCCTGCCCGCCCTCCGCATCGACGGCCTCGACTGCGCCGCGGCGGGGGAACTCCTGGAAACCGCCGTCGGAGGGCGCCTGGAGAAGCGGATCCGCGACCGGTTCGTGGCCGAGATGCACGGCAATCCCCTCGCCCTGCTGGAGTTCTCCCGGGGCCGCAGCGCCGCCGAACTGGCCTACGGCCTGGACTCGTCCGGGCACCCCATCGTCCAGGGCCCCGTCGCGAGCCGCATCGAGCGGGACTTCGCCCAGCGGCTCAGCTCGTTGCCGGAGGCGACGCGCACGCTCCTGATGATCGCCGCGGCGGAACCGGTCGGTGACGCCCGCCTGTTGGCCCGCGCGGCCGCCCTGCTCAAGATCACACCCTTTGCCGCTCCGGCCATGATGGCCGGTCTGATCGAGCTCGGCGAGTCCATCCGGTTCCGGCATCCGCTGGTCCGCTCCGCGGTCTACCACCAGGCCGCACCCGAAGCACGCCGAGCGGTGCACCGGGCCCTGGCCGCCGCCACGGACCCGGCCTCGGACCCCGACCGGCGCGCCTGGCACGCGGCCCAGGCCGCGGACGGACCGGACGAGGAGGTCGCCGCCGGGCTGGAGGACGCGGCCGACCGCGCCCGGCAGCGCGGGGGCATCGCCGCCGAGGCGGTCCTCCTGGAACGCGCGGCCGAGGTGACACCGGACCGCCGGTCACGAGGGCGCCGCGCCCTGGCCGCGGCGGAGGCCCACTTCTCGGCCGCGGCCCCCGACCGGGCCACGGAGCTCGCGACGGTGGCCGAACTGTGCCCCCTGAGCACCCTGGACCGCGCTCGCCTGGCGCGGCTGCGCGCCAGGATCCTCTTCGCCCGCAGCCGCAGCGACGAGGCGGCGCCCCTGCTCCTCGACGCGGCCGCGCAGTTCACCGCCGCCGGCTCGCCGCTGGCGCGGGAGACGTACCTGGAGGCGATCAGCGCCACCATCTTCGCCGGCCGCGTGCACGGCCCCACCGGGGCCCGCGCCGCCGCGATGGCCGCTCGCGCGTCGGGCGCGCCCCCCTCCGGCTCCAAGGCCGCCGACGCCCTCCTGGACGGTGTGGCCACGCTCCTCACGGACGGTTACGAGTCCGGTGTGCCGGCGCTGCGCGCCGCGCTGGAGCTGCTGGCCACCGAGGAGCTGCGCACCCGGGAGTCGACCGTGCGCTGGCTCCTGCTGGTACCGGTCGCACTGGAGGCGTTCATCCACTACGCCTGGGACCTGCACGCGTGGGACACGCTCTCCAACCGCGCGGTGCGCCTCGCCCGTGACATCGGCGCACTCGGCGCGCTGCCACCCGCCCTCATCTACGCCGGCGGGGTGCACATCCACTACGGCGACTTCGCCGAGGCGAACAGGATGATCGACGAGGCCGACGCCCTCGCCGCCGCGACCGGTCACGCGCCGCACAAGTACGCGACGCTGGTCCTGGCCGCGTGGCGCGGCGAGGCCGACGTCGCCTCCGGGATCCTCGAGGAGGCCCGGCAGCGAGCCGACCAGCGGGGCGAGGTGTCCCTGCTGGGCGCCATGGGCTACATCCAAGGAGTGCTGTACAACGGCCTGGCGCGGTACGAGGAGGCCCTGGAGGCCGCGCGCTCGGGCATCGAGCACGACGGGTTCAACTTCGCCGGTCTGTCGCTGGTCGAGCACGTCGAGGCGGCCACGCGGTGCGGCGAGCTGGACCAGGCCAGGGCCTCGCTCGACCGACTGGTCGATCTCACCCGCGCGGCCGACTCCGGCTGGGCCCGTGGCGCCAGGGCCCGCAGCCAGGCCCTCCTCGCCGACGGCGACGAGGCCGACCGGCTGTACCGGGCCGCGATCGTGGAGTTCGGGCGCGGCGGCGTCACCGTGGAGGTGGCCCGCAGCCACCTGCTGTACGGCGAGTGGCTGCGCCGCGGCCAGCGTCGATCGCTGGCCCGCGAGCACCTGCGCACGGCCTACGAGATGTTCGACGGGATGCGGGCGCAGGCCTTCGCCGAACGGGCCCGCCGCGAGCTGCTCGCCACCGGGGAGCACGTGAGGGCGCGGGAGACCAGGGTGACCAGCGCTCTCACCCCGCAGGAGTCACAGGTCGCCGCCCTCGCCGCCGACGGCATGACGAACGCGAAGATCGGCGCGGAGCTGTTCATCAGCCCGCACACCGTGGAGTGGCACCTGCGGAAGGTGTACACGAAGCTCGGGATCAACTCGCGCCGAGCGCTGCCGGGCGCCCTGGCGAGCACCCCGCCCGCGGACCGGAACGACGAGGACATGGTGCGCGCCGGCTGA
- a CDS encoding SDR family NAD(P)-dependent oxidoreductase has product MSVEHPHQTFSGQVVIVTGAGTGIGRATAVAFAEAGARVLGVGRREELLKETAAAHAGIEVLAIDIRGDGAPGKVVGTAVERWGRLDHLINNAGATAVMPLADADERTIVDLLALNVVAPSLLAREALPHLRRTSGSIINLSSTYGHRPMAGGAHYAATKAAIEQMTRSWALELAGEGVRVNSVAPGPTRTDVMLHAGLTPEAAEGMYAYERDRIPTHHIAHADEVAHWILRMADPAGRHATGQVVTVDGGLELV; this is encoded by the coding sequence ATGTCCGTGGAGCACCCCCACCAGACGTTCTCCGGTCAGGTCGTGATCGTCACCGGCGCGGGGACCGGCATCGGCCGAGCCACGGCCGTCGCCTTCGCCGAGGCGGGAGCGCGCGTGCTCGGAGTGGGCCGCCGCGAGGAACTGCTCAAGGAGACCGCCGCCGCCCACGCCGGCATCGAGGTCCTGGCGATCGACATCCGCGGCGACGGTGCGCCCGGCAAGGTGGTGGGGACAGCCGTGGAGCGGTGGGGGCGCCTGGACCACCTGATCAACAACGCCGGCGCGACAGCGGTCATGCCGCTGGCGGACGCCGACGAGCGGACGATCGTCGATCTGCTCGCGCTCAACGTCGTCGCGCCGAGTCTCCTGGCCCGAGAGGCCCTGCCGCACCTGCGCCGGACCTCGGGATCGATCATCAACCTCTCCAGCACCTACGGGCACCGCCCGATGGCGGGGGGCGCGCACTACGCGGCCACCAAGGCCGCGATCGAGCAGATGACACGGAGCTGGGCACTGGAACTGGCCGGCGAGGGCGTCCGTGTCAACTCGGTCGCTCCGGGCCCGACGCGTACCGATGTCATGCTGCACGCCGGTCTGACACCGGAGGCGGCCGAGGGGATGTACGCCTACGAGCGCGACCGCATTCCGACCCACCACATCGCGCACGCGGACGAGGTCGCTCACTGGATCCTCCGGATGGCGGACCCGGCGGGACGCCATGCGACCGGTCAGGTGGTCACCGTCGACGGCGGGCTCGAACTCGTCTGA
- a CDS encoding VOC family protein produces MTPPGKLPAPQHGLLLTHFIAVRDVAVSRRFYTDVFGGEVVRAEDPAMVKVANGWIIMNPGGGPTADKPGITLEAPRSGDRVSSFLNVRVADLAAFYAHAVAQGADFLTEPVDRGAELRCYLRDPDGHLIEVGQSTGLLLGVQAEAPRDATGGGGPS; encoded by the coding sequence ATGACACCACCAGGGAAGCTGCCGGCGCCGCAACACGGCCTTCTGCTCACGCACTTCATCGCCGTGCGCGATGTCGCCGTTTCCCGGCGCTTCTACACCGACGTCTTCGGCGGCGAGGTGGTGAGGGCGGAAGACCCCGCGATGGTCAAGGTCGCCAACGGCTGGATCATCATGAACCCCGGTGGCGGACCCACGGCCGACAAGCCGGGGATCACGCTGGAGGCACCCCGAAGCGGGGACCGCGTGTCCAGCTTCCTCAACGTGCGGGTGGCCGACCTGGCCGCCTTCTACGCGCACGCGGTCGCACAGGGCGCCGACTTCCTCACCGAGCCCGTCGACCGCGGTGCCGAACTGCGCTGCTACCTGCGCGACCCCGACGGCCATCTCATCGAGGTGGGCCAGTCCACCGGACTGCTGCTGGGCGTCCAGGCGGAAGCCCCGCGCGACGCGACCGGTGGAGGAGGCCCCTCATGA
- a CDS encoding aldehyde dehydrogenase family protein, which yields MSHAARCFVVGMNDSSSTPFPTPSHWIDGRAVTGTGPLIDVVYPADESVIARLHEATADEVDLAVAAAVAAFPGWASTSPQRRADVMRRLAEGLQRRSEELAATITLEMGAPVAFSRQAQVGFPVASTLAATAAAERFEWTETVENSLVVREPVGVVGAITPWNFPLQQLVTKVVPAMLAGNTVVVKPSEMSPLSARMFAEIATEAGLPNGVFNVVQGTGPVVGEALSRHPKIDMISFTGSTRAGRSVSRAASATVKRVALELGGKAAHIILPEADLDSAVTRGLAFAWANAGQACGAYVRMLVPEGLQAVVVDKLRAAAQEYVVGDPTAEATRIGPLASETQRRRVDDYIRRGIADGATLVTGGPGRPEGLETGAYVRPTIFSDVAPESVIAQEEIFGPVLVVIPYTDDDHAVEIANSTIYGLNAAVTGDEDHAMAIAMRLRVGQVDVNGGQHNFQAPFGGYKQSGNGREMGRAGLEEFLETKAITR from the coding sequence ATGTCCCACGCCGCGCGATGTTTCGTGGTCGGCATGAACGACAGCTCCAGCACCCCCTTCCCGACTCCTTCCCACTGGATCGACGGCCGCGCCGTCACCGGCACCGGACCGTTGATCGACGTGGTGTATCCCGCCGATGAATCGGTCATCGCCCGCCTCCACGAGGCCACGGCGGACGAGGTGGACCTGGCCGTCGCCGCCGCGGTCGCCGCCTTCCCCGGATGGGCTTCGACGTCCCCGCAGCGGCGGGCGGACGTCATGCGGCGCCTGGCCGAGGGCCTGCAGAGGCGCAGCGAGGAACTGGCGGCCACGATCACCCTGGAGATGGGCGCCCCGGTGGCCTTCTCCCGGCAGGCGCAGGTCGGGTTCCCGGTCGCGTCCACCCTGGCCGCGACCGCCGCGGCCGAGCGGTTCGAATGGACCGAGACGGTGGAGAACTCACTCGTCGTCCGCGAGCCCGTCGGAGTGGTCGGGGCCATCACCCCGTGGAACTTCCCGCTGCAGCAGTTGGTGACGAAGGTGGTCCCGGCGATGCTGGCGGGCAACACCGTTGTCGTCAAGCCCTCCGAGATGTCCCCCCTCAGCGCCCGCATGTTCGCGGAGATCGCCACCGAGGCAGGTCTTCCGAACGGTGTGTTCAATGTGGTGCAGGGGACCGGCCCGGTCGTCGGTGAAGCCCTGTCCCGCCACCCGAAGATCGACATGATCTCCTTCACCGGGTCCACCCGCGCGGGCAGGAGCGTCTCCCGTGCCGCATCCGCCACGGTGAAGCGGGTCGCACTCGAACTCGGCGGCAAGGCGGCCCACATCATCCTCCCCGAGGCGGACCTCGATTCCGCCGTCACCCGCGGACTCGCCTTCGCCTGGGCCAACGCCGGACAGGCCTGCGGCGCCTATGTGCGCATGCTCGTGCCCGAGGGCCTCCAGGCGGTCGTGGTCGACAAGCTCCGGGCCGCCGCCCAGGAGTACGTGGTCGGTGATCCCACCGCCGAGGCCACACGGATCGGGCCCCTCGCCTCGGAGACCCAGCGCCGACGCGTCGACGACTACATCCGACGTGGCATCGCCGACGGCGCCACCCTCGTGACGGGCGGACCCGGTCGCCCGGAGGGCTTGGAGACCGGCGCCTACGTCAGGCCCACGATCTTCTCCGATGTCGCGCCCGAGTCGGTCATCGCACAGGAGGAGATCTTCGGTCCCGTCCTGGTCGTCATCCCCTACACCGACGACGACCATGCCGTCGAGATCGCCAACTCCACGATCTACGGCCTCAACGCGGCGGTGACCGGCGACGAGGACCACGCCATGGCGATCGCCATGCGCCTGCGGGTCGGGCAGGTCGACGTCAACGGCGGCCAGCACAACTTCCAGGCGCCTTTCGGCGGATACAAGCAGTCGGGCAACGGCCGGGAGATGGGCCGCGCGGGTCTCGAGGAGTTCCTGGAGACCAAGGCGATCACACGCTGA
- a CDS encoding VOC family protein, translated as MELKLHVLVLPVSDVDRAKAFYKAVGFHLDADHVTDDTYRVVHMTPPGSPCSVLFGTGVTVAEPGSVKGLHLVVRDIDEARDELIGRGVDVGAIYHDTSDIFHRCTGGTWVSGPDPERRNYRTYADFTDPDGNGWVLQEVPNP; from the coding sequence GTGGAACTCAAACTGCACGTCCTGGTGCTGCCCGTCTCCGACGTCGACCGGGCCAAGGCCTTCTACAAGGCGGTCGGGTTCCACCTGGACGCCGACCACGTCACGGACGACACCTACCGGGTCGTCCATATGACACCGCCGGGGTCGCCCTGCTCGGTTCTCTTCGGCACCGGCGTCACTGTGGCCGAACCCGGGTCGGTCAAGGGCCTGCATCTCGTCGTCCGGGACATCGACGAGGCCCGGGACGAGCTGATCGGCCGGGGTGTGGATGTCGGTGCCATCTATCACGACACCAGCGACATCTTCCACCGCTGCACGGGCGGGACGTGGGTCAGCGGCCCTGACCCCGAACGCCGGAACTACCGCACGTACGCCGACTTCACCGACCCGGACGGCAATGGCTGGGTCCTCCAGGAGGTACCGAACCCGTAG
- a CDS encoding helix-turn-helix transcriptional regulator, whose protein sequence is MADRAALAAFLRARRDALQPEDVGLPRGRRRRTGGLRREEVAALCDMSVDYYGRLEQPRGPHPSEQMLTALARGLRLSLEERDLLFQLAGHALPSRARRGDHVAPGMMRVLDRLQDTPAQVMNHLGETLSQTRPARALLGDQTAYTGPARSSHYRWFTDPAARAIHPESDHAEQSRLLVADLHSAYSRDGDDSGVASLVDALNERSPEFAGLWRQRPVLGPYCGTKRFVHPQIGTLELHCQTLIDPDQSQRLVVYTATPGTESHTNLRLLSLLPVF, encoded by the coding sequence ATGGCGGACCGCGCGGCACTGGCCGCGTTCCTGCGGGCGCGCCGCGACGCCCTGCAACCCGAGGACGTCGGATTGCCGCGTGGCCGCCGCAGGCGTACCGGAGGGCTGCGGCGCGAAGAAGTCGCGGCCCTGTGCGACATGTCGGTGGACTACTACGGCCGGCTGGAGCAGCCACGCGGTCCGCACCCCTCGGAGCAGATGCTCACCGCGCTGGCCCGCGGTCTGCGCCTGTCACTGGAGGAACGCGATCTCCTCTTCCAACTCGCCGGTCACGCCCTGCCGTCCCGGGCGCGCCGCGGTGATCACGTCGCGCCCGGGATGATGCGCGTCCTGGACCGGCTCCAGGACACTCCCGCCCAGGTGATGAACCACCTGGGCGAGACGCTGAGTCAGACACGCCCCGCCAGGGCCCTGCTGGGTGACCAGACGGCCTACACGGGACCGGCCCGCAGTTCCCACTACCGGTGGTTCACGGACCCCGCCGCCCGCGCGATCCACCCCGAGAGCGATCACGCCGAGCAGAGCCGTCTCCTGGTGGCCGATCTCCACAGCGCCTACTCCCGCGACGGGGACGACTCGGGGGTCGCCTCGCTGGTGGACGCGCTGAACGAGAGGAGTCCCGAGTTCGCCGGCCTCTGGCGGCAACGCCCTGTGCTGGGACCGTACTGCGGCACCAAGCGCTTCGTGCACCCGCAGATCGGAACGCTCGAACTGCACTGCCAGACGCTGATCGACCCCGATCAGTCCCAGCGGCTCGTGGTCTACACCGCGACACCGGGGACGGAGAGCCACACCAACCTCCGACTGCTGTCCCTCCTGCCGGTCTTCTGA
- a CDS encoding sigma factor: protein MSAPTPETTTPAGTSAARPAEGDLDTALDVFLTQRKRLFRLAHRIVGDASAAEDVVQEAWVRWQLADRTDVDNPAGFLTTTTTRLAINVVQSGRRRHETPSEPRFADLGDHATSDDPMLRAERTAAIESALALLMARLTPDRLAAYVLRKAFDYSYAELAKVLRTSAPNARVVVHRAQARLDSGRERPIRTESHRRLVTAFRTAADTGDLDDLLRLLVPEQRVHRLTPPSRGPAGPQHFPLRHAA from the coding sequence ATGTCCGCGCCCACTCCGGAGACCACCACGCCGGCCGGCACCTCGGCCGCCCGGCCTGCCGAGGGTGATCTGGACACCGCCCTCGACGTGTTCCTGACCCAGCGGAAACGACTGTTCCGCCTCGCCCACCGGATCGTCGGCGATGCGTCGGCGGCCGAGGACGTGGTCCAGGAGGCGTGGGTGCGCTGGCAGCTCGCCGACCGCACGGACGTCGACAACCCGGCCGGGTTCCTGACCACGACGACGACCCGCCTGGCGATCAACGTCGTCCAGTCGGGACGGCGCCGGCACGAGACGCCGTCCGAACCGCGGTTCGCCGACCTCGGCGACCACGCCACCTCCGACGACCCCATGCTGCGCGCCGAGCGGACCGCGGCGATCGAGTCGGCCCTCGCCCTGCTCATGGCCAGACTGACGCCCGACCGGCTGGCCGCCTACGTGCTGCGCAAGGCTTTCGACTACAGCTACGCGGAGCTGGCGAAGGTACTGCGGACCAGCGCCCCGAACGCACGCGTGGTGGTCCACCGGGCCCAGGCCCGACTCGACAGTGGACGCGAGCGGCCGATCCGCACCGAGTCGCACCGTCGCCTCGTCACCGCGTTCAGGACCGCCGCCGACACCGGTGATCTCGACGATCTGCTGCGGCTGCTCGTCCCCGAGCAGCGGGTGCACCGCTTGACGCCGCCGTCGCGCGGACCGGCCGGTCCGCAACACTTCCCGCTCCGCCACGCCGCGTGA
- a CDS encoding MarR family winged helix-turn-helix transcriptional regulator: protein MSDDATLITQWNRLTRVHRRIEARMERHLHRHLGLGVSEFYALRTLSEGVRSGTGLLYLSDLANGTGLSQSATSRLVTRLRERGLITTHIASDDRRSVEIELTAVAHDVLRLGSPLLTQAVEEVVRQLHVEETDKDLLSYLRGGTGDGLSAQVRQARCATP from the coding sequence ATGAGCGACGATGCCACGCTGATCACACAGTGGAACCGTCTGACCCGGGTCCATCGCCGGATCGAAGCCCGTATGGAACGACACCTCCACCGGCATCTGGGGCTGGGCGTGAGCGAGTTCTACGCCCTTCGCACCTTGAGTGAGGGGGTGCGGTCCGGCACGGGACTCCTGTACCTGAGCGACCTGGCCAACGGGACGGGGCTGAGCCAGTCCGCCACCAGCCGCCTGGTCACACGCCTGCGGGAGAGGGGCCTGATCACCACGCACATCGCGTCCGACGACCGGCGGAGCGTCGAGATCGAACTCACCGCGGTCGCGCACGATGTGCTGCGGCTGGGCTCGCCCCTGCTGACCCAGGCGGTCGAGGAGGTCGTGCGACAGCTCCACGTCGAGGAGACGGACAAGGATCTCCTCTCCTACCTGCGTGGAGGTACGGGTGACGGGCTGAGCGCTCAGGTCCGGCAAGCCCGCTGCGCCACCCCGTGA
- a CDS encoding ArsR/SmtB family transcription factor, translating to MPDHHASPAESDISLPRLLGVLSDPTRLGIVRILSDGAERGWGQFRAPVAKSTLSHHLKMLREAGVTQTRQEGTRCFVKLRRDALEARFPGFLPALLAAADADHIGDHVTERDEQA from the coding sequence ATGCCGGACCACCACGCGTCGCCCGCCGAGAGCGACATCTCCCTGCCGCGCCTCCTCGGAGTGCTCAGCGATCCGACGCGGTTGGGGATCGTCAGGATCCTGTCCGACGGCGCCGAGCGAGGGTGGGGGCAGTTCAGGGCTCCCGTCGCCAAGTCCACGCTCAGCCATCACCTCAAGATGCTGCGTGAGGCGGGCGTGACGCAGACGCGTCAGGAGGGCACGCGGTGCTTCGTGAAGCTGCGCCGCGATGCCCTGGAGGCCCGCTTTCCCGGCTTCCTGCCGGCGCTGCTGGCCGCCGCCGACGCCGACCACATCGGGGATCACGTCACCGAGCGGGACGAACAGGCGTGA
- a CDS encoding N-acetylmuramoyl-L-alanine amidase → MHKLQRAVTLPVGVTVGALVAGGLLAMSGAAEAGTPASSAPQRRQEALLAAADEYSIPPTVLLALSHQESAWDGHGGLPSTDGGYGPMHLTDVTPAMLAGGGAGAAGRADLETLAAAPALHTLREAAELTGLPERDLREDDTANIRGGAALLAAYERQLVGGTPADPAEWYGAVARYSQAEQEKAAASFADRVFRTVRGGASATTRDGQRLRLAASPSVTPDRRQIHALRLKKASATTATECPATVDCTFVAGSPVGGQPADRPANGIRIDTIVIHDLESTYDAGVAGLANPTNPASTHYVMSSSGAVTQMVPTKDIAFHAGNYSANLHSIGIEHEGYAAHGAAWYTESQYQATADLVKYLAARFGVPLDRQHVIGHDNVAGPNSSLVAGMHWDPGYAWDWNHFMSLLGAPVSGLPEVPQPGEVVAITPSFTDNVQTFQVCPSDDPTGQTATCTERQDQANFVHLRTAPSETAPLFGDQAIHGNGPGTDRVNDWGSTAQAGQQFVVAEVREDWTAVWFSGAKVWFHNPGGAHTRVRYGVKIIKPSGSAAVALYGSSYPDKAEYPAGLGASTQAPLSMYSIPAGQAYVATRDASATDDYFPSSGAVVIGGKKMYTVQYNHRVALVYANDVTATTATHHWENDGVRTSRPSGDVPTAPMG, encoded by the coding sequence TTGCACAAGCTGCAAAGGGCAGTCACTCTGCCCGTCGGTGTCACGGTGGGCGCACTCGTCGCCGGTGGCCTGTTGGCCATGTCGGGCGCGGCGGAAGCCGGCACTCCGGCGAGCAGCGCCCCGCAGAGACGCCAAGAGGCCCTGCTCGCCGCGGCGGACGAGTACAGCATTCCGCCCACCGTCCTGCTCGCCCTGTCCCACCAGGAGTCGGCGTGGGACGGACACGGCGGCCTGCCCAGCACCGACGGCGGTTACGGACCGATGCATCTCACGGACGTCACCCCCGCCATGCTGGCCGGTGGCGGCGCCGGCGCCGCCGGCCGCGCCGACCTGGAGACCCTTGCCGCCGCCCCCGCCCTCCACACGCTGCGCGAGGCCGCGGAGCTGACCGGCTTGCCGGAGCGGGACCTGCGCGAGGACGACACCGCGAACATCCGGGGCGGCGCCGCGCTGCTGGCCGCGTACGAGCGGCAACTGGTCGGGGGCACACCCGCGGACCCCGCGGAGTGGTACGGGGCCGTCGCCCGCTACAGCCAGGCCGAGCAGGAGAAGGCGGCGGCGAGTTTCGCCGACCGTGTCTTCCGCACGGTGCGCGGCGGCGCCTCCGCCACGACGCGGGACGGCCAGCGCCTGCGCCTTGCCGCCAGCCCTTCGGTCACCCCGGACAGGCGGCAGATCCACGCCCTGCGCCTGAAGAAGGCGTCCGCGACGACCGCGACCGAATGCCCTGCGACGGTCGACTGCACCTTCGTCGCCGGCTCTCCGGTCGGCGGTCAGCCGGCCGACCGGCCCGCCAACGGCATCCGTATCGACACCATCGTCATTCACGACCTGGAGTCCACGTACGACGCGGGTGTCGCGGGTCTGGCCAACCCCACGAACCCCGCCTCGACCCATTACGTCATGTCGTCGTCCGGTGCCGTGACCCAGATGGTGCCGACCAAGGACATCGCCTTCCACGCCGGCAACTACTCGGCCAACCTGCACTCCATCGGGATCGAGCACGAGGGTTACGCCGCTCACGGCGCCGCCTGGTACACGGAGTCGCAGTACCAGGCCACGGCCGACCTGGTGAAGTACCTGGCCGCGCGCTTCGGCGTACCGCTGGACCGGCAGCATGTCATCGGGCATGACAACGTTGCCGGGCCGAACTCCTCGCTGGTCGCCGGCATGCACTGGGACCCGGGCTACGCGTGGGACTGGAACCACTTCATGAGCCTGCTCGGGGCTCCGGTCAGCGGTCTGCCCGAAGTGCCCCAGCCGGGCGAGGTCGTGGCGATCACGCCCTCGTTCACGGACAACGTGCAGACCTTCCAGGTGTGCCCCTCCGACGACCCGACCGGGCAGACGGCCACCTGCACCGAGCGGCAGGACCAGGCCAACTTCGTCCACCTGCGGACCGCCCCGAGCGAGACCGCCCCGCTCTTCGGCGATCAGGCGATCCACGGCAACGGTCCCGGTACCGATCGGGTGAACGACTGGGGCAGCACGGCACAGGCCGGTCAGCAGTTCGTGGTGGCGGAGGTGCGGGAGGACTGGACCGCCGTCTGGTTCAGCGGCGCGAAGGTGTGGTTCCACAACCCGGGCGGCGCCCACACCCGTGTCCGCTACGGAGTGAAGATCATCAAGCCCTCGGGGAGCGCGGCGGTGGCCCTCTACGGCTCGAGCTATCCCGACAAGGCGGAGTACCCTGCCGGCCTCGGCGCCTCCACCCAGGCCCCGTTGAGCATGTACTCCATCCCGGCCGGACAGGCGTACGTGGCGACCCGGGACGCCTCGGCCACGGACGACTACTTCCCGTCCAGCGGAGCGGTCGTCATCGGCGGCAAGAAGATGTACACCGTGCAGTACAACCACCGCGTCGCACTCGTCTACGCGAACGACGTCACCGCGACCACTGCCACCCACCACTGGGAGAACGACGGTGTCCGAACGTCCCGGCCGTCCGGTGACGTGCCGACCGCACCGATGGGATGA